A region from the Lentimonas sp. CC4 genome encodes:
- the fucP gene encoding L-fucose:H+ symporter permease: MSSTTKTPIVPKNILFPFILLATCFAMWGLSNNMTDPLVKAFLNIFPELSTAQTALIQNAFYGAYFVLAIPGAVLARVYGYKKGVLVGLGVYILGGLLFYPASLMLQFEPFLLAFFVLAGGLSILETNANPYIISMGPAETATRRLNLAQSFNPVGSLIGLFLCKFAILTKLEVVNARISDDMPVEEVKAIQVEQLDIVMTPYFIAALVLIILWVLIATNKNMPTIKEHDHKAHVGDTVKFLLSKKNYVFAVVAQFFYVGAQIAVWTYSFHYITGQLNIPDSEAMNYHMIAIILFSVSRWGFTALMAIFKPSTLLAFASVMGIICSLGVIFGGEITFQGYIPFVGAAPFTLGIACLIATSVFMSLMFPTIFGLGSRDLGEATKLGASGLIMAILGGALLVGVQGKLIDVFGGEEMMGIAAAKSYVVPLVCFIVIASYAFYAVRNDKTKPAEA; this comes from the coding sequence ATGTCATCAACCACCAAAACTCCCATTGTTCCAAAGAACATACTGTTTCCCTTCATCCTGCTAGCGACCTGTTTCGCCATGTGGGGACTGTCCAACAACATGACAGACCCCCTAGTTAAAGCCTTTCTTAATATCTTCCCCGAACTCAGCACTGCTCAAACAGCCCTGATTCAGAATGCCTTCTACGGTGCCTATTTTGTGCTCGCCATTCCAGGCGCAGTCCTCGCACGAGTCTACGGCTACAAAAAGGGAGTCCTCGTAGGCTTAGGTGTCTACATTCTAGGTGGCTTACTGTTCTACCCAGCCAGTTTGATGCTACAGTTCGAGCCGTTCCTACTTGCATTCTTCGTGCTCGCCGGCGGCCTCTCCATCCTCGAGACGAATGCCAACCCATACATCATTTCAATGGGGCCTGCGGAAACAGCAACGCGTCGACTCAACCTCGCGCAGTCCTTTAATCCAGTGGGCTCTCTGATCGGCCTGTTCCTTTGCAAATTTGCAATTCTCACAAAGCTAGAAGTCGTCAACGCCCGCATCTCCGATGACATGCCAGTAGAAGAGGTGAAGGCCATTCAAGTCGAGCAACTCGACATCGTGATGACACCTTACTTCATCGCAGCACTCGTTCTGATCATCCTCTGGGTGCTGATTGCGACCAACAAGAACATGCCTACAATCAAGGAGCATGACCACAAAGCGCACGTAGGCGACACGGTTAAATTCCTACTATCCAAGAAAAACTATGTTTTCGCCGTCGTGGCTCAGTTCTTCTATGTGGGCGCTCAAATTGCGGTTTGGACTTACAGCTTCCACTACATCACCGGTCAGTTAAACATTCCAGATAGTGAAGCGATGAACTACCACATGATCGCCATCATCTTATTCTCAGTCTCACGCTGGGGCTTCACGGCACTCATGGCCATCTTCAAGCCATCCACACTACTTGCTTTCGCCTCAGTGATGGGCATCATCTGCTCGCTCGGCGTCATTTTCGGCGGCGAAATCACCTTCCAAGGTTATATTCCATTCGTAGGCGCAGCGCCGTTCACCCTCGGGATTGCTTGCCTGATTGCTACTTCCGTATTCATGTCGCTCATGTTTCCGACCATCTTCGGCCTCGGCTCACGTGACCTAGGCGAAGCAACCAAGCTCGGCGCATCTGGCCTCATCATGGCGATCCTCGGTGGCGCCCTCCTCGTTGGAGTTCAAGGTAAGCTGATCGACGTCTTCGGTGGAGAAGAAATGATGGGCATCGCAGCAGCCAAGTCCTACGTCGTTCCACTCGTCTGCTTCATCGTGATCGCTTCCTATGCGTTCTATGCAGTGCGCAACGACAAGACCAAGCCCGCTGAAGCTTAA
- the ribB gene encoding 3,4-dihydroxy-2-butanone-4-phosphate synthase, whose product MTTAKHSDAFDSIESAIRDIADGKMVIVTDDESRENEGDLIMAASKVTPQAVNQMALHARGLICVPMLGHQLRRLGISPMASENRESHQTDFAISVDAAEGITTGISAYDRAETIRILSDPTSHPDMLVQPGHVFPLRARPGGVLQRAGHTEAAVDLAQLAGLHPSGVICEILNEDGTLARVPDLIEYKKKHNLKMISIADLIEYRHTRDRLVERVLTRPFESDFGTFDLHIFRSVLDDRQHIALSMGELNGDPTLVRVQSENLLTDIFRAKELGGYSALNAAMQKIAEAKHGAIIYIEQPQGGVRVIEGADKTELKDVGPMKMDFRDYGIGAQILVDLGLKKIRLLSSTTRKVIGLDGYDLEIVEQVEV is encoded by the coding sequence ATGACTACGGCAAAGCATTCAGACGCCTTCGACAGCATCGAATCCGCAATTCGCGATATCGCGGACGGCAAAATGGTAATTGTGACCGACGATGAGTCGCGCGAAAACGAGGGCGATTTAATCATGGCGGCATCCAAGGTGACTCCCCAAGCAGTCAACCAAATGGCGCTCCACGCTCGCGGCCTAATTTGTGTGCCAATGCTCGGGCACCAGCTCCGTCGCCTCGGCATCAGCCCGATGGCCTCTGAAAACCGCGAGTCGCACCAGACCGACTTCGCCATCTCAGTGGATGCCGCCGAAGGCATCACCACTGGCATCAGCGCCTACGACCGCGCAGAGACGATCCGCATTTTATCAGACCCGACCTCACACCCCGACATGCTGGTGCAACCAGGTCACGTATTCCCTCTGCGCGCACGACCAGGCGGCGTGCTACAGCGTGCTGGACACACGGAAGCGGCAGTCGACCTAGCTCAACTAGCAGGCCTCCACCCCAGCGGCGTTATTTGCGAAATCCTCAACGAGGACGGCACACTCGCCCGCGTCCCAGACCTGATCGAATACAAGAAGAAGCACAATTTGAAGATGATCTCGATCGCTGACTTGATCGAGTATCGCCATACGCGCGATCGTCTGGTCGAGCGCGTCCTCACGCGCCCCTTCGAATCCGACTTCGGCACCTTCGACCTACATATTTTCCGCAGCGTGCTCGATGATCGCCAGCATATCGCACTCAGCATGGGTGAGCTCAATGGCGACCCAACACTGGTGCGCGTGCAAAGTGAAAACCTACTAACCGACATCTTCCGCGCCAAGGAACTTGGCGGCTACAGTGCTCTAAACGCTGCAATGCAAAAGATCGCCGAAGCAAAGCACGGCGCGATCATCTATATTGAGCAACCGCAAGGTGGCGTGCGCGTCATCGAGGGCGCTGACAAGACCGAACTCAAGGACGTCGGCCCAATGAAAATGGACTTCCGCGACTACGGTATCGGCGCCCAAATACTAGTCGACCTAGGCCTCAAAAAGATCCGCCTACTCTCAAGCACCACCCGCAAAGTCATCGGCTTAGATGGCTACGACCTTGAGATCGTCGAGCAAGTGGAAGTCTAG
- the elbB gene encoding isoprenoid biosynthesis glyoxalase ElbB, with translation MQKQAKVAVILSGCGVFDGAEIHESVLTLLALARAGAKVTCAAPDITQRHVINHATGEIAEDEDRNVLEEAARISRGEIKRINELRLSELDAIIFVGGFGVAKNLSSLAFDGKAYDIDPIIHSFIQEAHQAHKALGFMCIAPALAASALGANQVRLTIGNDSDTAAILESKGAQHINCSVNEIVVDTTNRVVTTPAYMLAEDILQAEAGINKLITELLKLI, from the coding sequence ATGCAAAAACAAGCAAAAGTAGCCGTCATCCTCTCTGGCTGTGGCGTTTTCGATGGCGCCGAAATCCACGAATCCGTGCTCACACTGCTCGCACTCGCCCGCGCTGGAGCTAAAGTCACCTGCGCCGCACCCGATATCACGCAGCGCCATGTCATCAACCATGCCACAGGTGAAATCGCCGAAGACGAGGACCGAAACGTGCTCGAAGAAGCCGCCCGCATCTCGCGTGGCGAAATCAAGCGCATCAATGAGCTGAGACTAAGCGAACTGGATGCCATCATCTTCGTCGGCGGCTTCGGAGTCGCGAAAAATCTATCGAGCCTGGCCTTTGACGGCAAGGCCTACGACATCGACCCGATCATTCATAGCTTCATCCAAGAAGCGCATCAGGCACACAAAGCACTCGGGTTCATGTGCATCGCTCCAGCGCTCGCAGCATCCGCACTCGGCGCAAATCAAGTGCGCCTGACAATCGGCAACGACTCTGACACCGCGGCCATCCTCGAAAGCAAAGGTGCGCAACACATCAACTGCTCGGTCAATGAGATCGTCGTCGATACAACAAACCGCGTCGTCACCACCCCAGCCTACATGCTGGCCGAAGACATCCTCCAAGCAGAAGCAGGCATCAACAAACTAATCACCGAGCTCCTCAAGCTGATATAA
- the rpmF gene encoding 50S ribosomal protein L32, which translates to MGQPKRKQSKQRSRKRRGAVTYQLPQLAKDPQDGTLFRPHRVNPANGLYRGRQVLDVEV; encoded by the coding sequence ATGGGACAGCCAAAACGTAAACAATCCAAGCAACGCAGCCGTAAACGCCGTGGTGCAGTTACATATCAATTGCCTCAACTGGCAAAAGACCCACAGGACGGCACACTGTTCCGCCCACACCGCGTGAATCCGGCCAACGGACTCTATCGTGGACGCCAAGTGCTTGACGTAGAAGTCTAA
- the plsX gene encoding phosphate acyltransferase PlsX: protein MGASAVNCTIAVDTMGGDKGPTEFIRGLFYAIEELKLDCNFTLVGNQRLLERLLKVRKLDVYSDRIKIIHSTQVIGMDEKPIQALKTKKDSSMVKAIALLKNQEADAMISCGNTGALMAGGTLRLRQIPGVDRPALGIIVPSKRNPFVLTDVGANPESTPENLVHNAILGSNYAKAALNISNPRVALLTIGTEEGKGNTLTNTTHPLLQNIDGVINYVGPIEGFQLFDGDVDVVVCDGFVGNIVLKSSEALFGFIGNTMREELVRNVKRKIGAVLSKSAFKDMKTRLGPDQHAGAPLLGLRGNILKSHGSSNFIAIANALRIAKEVVTHDMIDSIGSEINQANGLITNSEAENAP from the coding sequence ATGGGCGCGAGCGCAGTCAACTGCACCATTGCAGTCGACACCATGGGCGGAGACAAAGGGCCCACTGAATTTATTCGTGGGCTTTTTTATGCCATCGAAGAGCTGAAGCTGGACTGCAACTTCACGCTCGTTGGCAATCAACGCCTGCTCGAACGGCTGTTAAAAGTCCGCAAACTCGACGTTTACTCAGATCGCATCAAAATCATCCACTCCACTCAAGTTATTGGGATGGATGAGAAACCGATCCAAGCGCTCAAGACCAAAAAAGACTCTTCCATGGTCAAGGCCATCGCGCTGCTGAAAAACCAGGAAGCCGATGCCATGATCAGTTGCGGTAACACCGGCGCGCTCATGGCCGGTGGCACACTACGCCTGCGACAGATCCCTGGAGTCGATCGCCCCGCGCTCGGTATCATTGTGCCAAGCAAGCGCAACCCGTTCGTCCTAACAGATGTCGGCGCGAATCCTGAGTCCACTCCGGAAAATCTGGTGCACAATGCCATCCTCGGATCGAATTACGCCAAAGCTGCGCTCAACATCAGCAATCCTCGCGTTGCACTGCTAACCATCGGCACCGAAGAAGGCAAAGGCAACACGCTGACCAACACAACTCATCCACTGCTGCAAAATATAGACGGCGTGATCAACTACGTCGGACCGATCGAAGGATTTCAACTATTCGATGGCGATGTCGATGTCGTCGTATGCGACGGATTCGTCGGTAATATTGTCCTCAAGTCCAGCGAAGCGCTATTTGGTTTCATCGGCAACACCATGCGCGAAGAACTCGTCCGCAATGTGAAGCGCAAAATCGGCGCCGTGCTCTCCAAATCCGCATTTAAGGATATGAAGACTCGCCTCGGCCCCGACCAGCACGCAGGCGCGCCATTACTAGGCCTACGCGGTAACATTTTAAAATCTCACGGATCCTCCAATTTCATCGCAATCGCGAACGCTCTGCGCATCGCAAAAGAGGTCGTGACGCATGATATGATTGACTCCATCGGCAGTGAAATCAATCAAGCTAATGGTTTGATCACAAACTCCGAAGCCGAGAACGCTCCTTAG
- a CDS encoding beta-ketoacyl-ACP synthase III, producing MSSQTQSVTILGTGSYAPTNIVTNDDMAKIVDTSDEWIRSRSGIGARHFAAESETTSDMACIAADRAIQAAGIERSDIDLIILATMTPDMAFPSTACLVQSKLGLPNVTTFDMQAACSGFVYALSVANAMLLSGNFNKALVIGAEKMSGILDFEDRTTCVLFGDGAGAAVLSRETTTEKVGVLGTICGADGTTPSLLQQPAGGSAMPASIETIANRQHFLKMNGKEIFKSAVRVMGQASTDIIEQQGYTSEDLTLVIPHQANMRIIDSLAKRLKIPMEKFHNNLDRYGNTSAASVPIALDEAYRAGRIKSGDLILLVAFGAGLTWASTLIKWK from the coding sequence ATGTCTAGCCAAACACAGTCTGTCACTATTCTCGGCACCGGTTCTTACGCGCCAACAAACATCGTGACGAATGACGATATGGCAAAGATCGTCGATACCTCCGACGAATGGATACGCTCCCGTAGCGGTATTGGCGCACGTCACTTTGCCGCCGAAAGCGAAACCACCAGCGACATGGCCTGCATTGCAGCCGACCGTGCCATCCAAGCCGCAGGCATCGAACGTAGCGATATCGACTTGATCATCCTCGCGACGATGACCCCTGACATGGCCTTCCCGTCCACCGCCTGCCTCGTGCAGAGTAAACTAGGACTACCGAACGTCACCACGTTTGATATGCAAGCAGCCTGCTCCGGCTTCGTCTACGCACTCAGCGTCGCCAACGCGATGCTACTCTCCGGCAACTTTAACAAAGCGCTCGTCATCGGTGCAGAAAAAATGAGCGGCATCCTCGACTTCGAAGATCGCACGACCTGCGTATTATTTGGCGATGGCGCAGGAGCGGCCGTGCTGAGCAGAGAGACCACCACTGAGAAAGTCGGCGTATTGGGCACGATCTGCGGAGCAGACGGCACCACCCCCAGCCTACTCCAGCAGCCCGCAGGTGGTTCTGCGATGCCCGCTTCCATAGAAACCATTGCCAACCGTCAGCACTTCTTGAAGATGAACGGCAAAGAGATCTTCAAATCCGCAGTGCGCGTCATGGGGCAAGCCAGCACCGACATCATCGAGCAACAAGGCTACACATCTGAAGATTTAACCCTCGTGATTCCGCACCAAGCAAACATGCGCATCATCGATAGCCTTGCCAAACGCTTGAAGATCCCGATGGAAAAATTCCACAACAATTTGGATCGCTACGGCAACACCTCCGCCGCATCCGTGCCCATCGCACTCGACGAAGCCTACCGCGCAGGACGCATCAAGTCTGGAGACCTCATCCTTCTCGTCGCATTCGGGGCGGGCTTGACCTGGGCTTCAACACTGATCAAATGGAAGTAA
- the bamD gene encoding outer membrane protein assembly factor BamD, with translation MHRSFPLLLALGLLLAPSLNAASLNPFNWFGGSSDANSIDASSEVQDAAAKLLAVAKEKYDAGNLSSARRTLKKIIKKYPASNSTAEALMLRANIYMEQERWTKGFDDLQDVIVKHADYPNFDRVIADQFDCATALMEGARGRILWVFPGFKQYGTSAKQFEQIVLNAPYNDYAPLALMNVALVSEKTGESEQAIDALDRLINYYPQSMLAPDAYYNLAQTYSDLVQSHEYDQGSTRRAISYYEDFLILFPASNYTGEVEANLKNMENQLASSRLYIGDFYYYYRNNNTAALVFYNEAITTEPDSDAAEEAALRIADIEAGVRPTNKASIVRKLLGAE, from the coding sequence ATGCATCGCTCATTTCCTCTCCTACTCGCACTCGGGCTGCTTTTGGCCCCCTCATTGAATGCTGCCTCCCTAAACCCATTCAATTGGTTTGGAGGTAGCAGTGACGCGAACAGTATCGATGCCAGCAGCGAAGTCCAAGACGCTGCAGCCAAACTACTAGCAGTCGCCAAAGAAAAATATGATGCTGGCAACTTGAGCTCCGCAAGACGCACGCTCAAAAAAATCATTAAGAAATACCCAGCATCCAACTCCACCGCGGAGGCACTCATGTTGCGGGCCAACATCTACATGGAGCAAGAGCGTTGGACCAAGGGCTTTGATGACCTTCAAGACGTCATCGTCAAGCACGCCGATTACCCAAACTTCGATCGCGTCATCGCCGATCAATTTGATTGCGCCACCGCACTCATGGAAGGCGCACGAGGCCGCATACTCTGGGTATTCCCTGGCTTCAAACAATACGGCACCTCCGCGAAGCAATTTGAACAAATCGTCCTCAATGCACCTTACAACGACTACGCCCCACTCGCGCTGATGAACGTTGCGCTCGTCTCCGAAAAAACCGGAGAGTCGGAACAAGCAATTGATGCACTCGACCGCCTGATCAACTACTATCCGCAAAGTATGCTTGCACCAGACGCCTACTACAACTTGGCGCAGACCTACTCCGACCTCGTCCAAAGCCACGAGTATGACCAAGGCTCCACTCGACGCGCGATCAGTTACTACGAAGATTTCCTGATTCTCTTCCCGGCCAGCAACTACACTGGCGAGGTCGAAGCAAATCTCAAGAATATGGAAAATCAGCTAGCGAGTAGCCGACTTTACATCGGAGATTTCTACTACTACTACCGTAACAACAACACTGCAGCACTCGTGTTCTATAACGAAGCGATCACCACCGAACCAGACTCTGATGCCGCGGAAGAAGCCGCCCTTCGTATCGCAGATATCGAAGCTGGCGTTCGCCCCACCAACAAAGCTAGCATTGTTCGCAAGCTATTGGGAGCGGAGTAA
- the lptE gene encoding LPS assembly lipoprotein LptE: MNTTSQNSLVRALIGLTAIVVLGLFNGCANYKLGSAAPIPFNSIYIKPTTNHSFAPQAQPIVSAQIRETFIHDGRIKLVDNEEEADAVLYVDLTEYKRTAGARTSEDTEVASDFDITLISSVSLYSNRTGDFLFQDRTIRAQTNAYIGNPYTVGEIISYQESERQAMTHLAREMARKVTDEVLSPW, from the coding sequence ATGAACACGACGTCCCAGAACTCACTCGTCCGCGCCCTAATCGGCCTCACTGCCATCGTCGTATTAGGTCTATTTAATGGCTGCGCCAACTACAAGCTCGGCTCGGCTGCACCCATCCCATTCAATTCGATTTACATCAAACCAACCACGAACCATAGCTTCGCACCTCAAGCACAGCCGATCGTCAGTGCTCAAATACGCGAAACATTCATCCACGATGGACGTATTAAGCTAGTCGACAACGAAGAGGAAGCCGATGCCGTGCTTTACGTCGATTTGACTGAATACAAGCGAACCGCCGGAGCTCGCACGAGTGAAGACACCGAGGTCGCCAGTGACTTTGACATCACTCTAATATCCAGCGTGTCCCTCTACAGCAACCGAACAGGAGACTTCCTGTTCCAAGACCGCACCATCAGAGCCCAAACAAATGCTTACATCGGCAACCCTTACACCGTCGGCGAGATTATATCTTATCAAGAAAGTGAGCGCCAAGCGATGACTCACCTCGCACGCGAAATGGCCAGAAAAGTAACCGACGAAGTGCTCAGCCCGTGGTAG
- a CDS encoding phosphoribosyl-AMP cyclohydrolase: MTHEELEQGAALNLDFTKLRKVANCGADVLPAIAQDAKTGEVLIVGYANELALQTALECGMATFWSTSRNELWIKGKTSGDYLKIEDIRVNCEQNSILYSVTPAGKGACHTKNQAGVARSGCYYRRLKEDGSLEFVDPAQV, from the coding sequence ATGACACACGAAGAATTAGAACAGGGCGCTGCCCTTAATCTTGATTTCACGAAGCTGCGTAAGGTGGCGAATTGCGGTGCTGATGTGCTGCCTGCGATTGCGCAGGACGCCAAGACCGGTGAGGTCTTGATTGTCGGCTATGCGAATGAACTTGCGCTACAGACTGCGCTAGAGTGTGGCATGGCGACTTTTTGGAGCACGAGCCGCAATGAGTTGTGGATCAAGGGGAAGACCAGTGGGGACTACCTGAAGATTGAGGACATTCGCGTCAATTGTGAGCAGAACTCGATTCTGTATTCGGTGACTCCTGCGGGCAAGGGCGCATGCCACACGAAGAACCAGGCAGGCGTCGCTCGTTCGGGTTGCTACTACCGTCGTTTAAAAGAGGACGGATCGCTCGAATTCGTCGATCCGGCTCAGGTCTAG
- the tkt gene encoding transketolase, whose protein sequence is MNTATPSSAETLSQAANQARGLAIDAIHACSSGHLGLPLGCAEIGAVLFGDGGLRYNPAAPKWLNRDRFVLSGGHGSMFIYSWLHIAGYALSLDEVKNFRVLGSETPGHPEFGDTVGVEATTGPLGQGIGNAVGYALSGKRAAAKFNTADHTIFDQHIFALNGDGCLQEGVAKEAIAFAGHNKLDNLILIYDSNDVTLDAMATKSQSEDAESYFISQNWDAITIDGHNLTAVKEAIAHAKSNDNGKPTVIIAKTTIGKGISQVEGTAAGHGEGGAKFAAEARKGLGLPEETFYVSPEVRAHFAEVAAAGKSTYEAWEATYAAWSAANPALAAELEASVKDEVPADLLNRIPEFKADEGGATRATGGAVINAVAKEVPQLITGSADLYGSTKNYIKDGGDFSAENFGGRNIWFGIREHAMGAICNGIAYDGIFRPSGATFLVFADYLRPAIRLAGLAKLPVTYIFTHDSVGVGEDGPTHQPVETVSGLRVIPNVDVIRPSDAEETAAAFAAATLRKDGPTALILTRQNVPANQGVSATDRREGTLKGGYIAKQETGELKLIIMATGSEVQHALGAAEQLGEGVRVVSLPCFERFERQSADYIESILPSTCTKRVAVEAGVSSTWGKYVGLTGKTVCIDRFGISAPGDIVMEKLGMTADNVAAVAKELL, encoded by the coding sequence ATGAACACAGCCACACCATCTAGTGCTGAAACTCTCTCCCAAGCAGCGAATCAAGCGCGCGGACTCGCGATCGATGCGATCCACGCCTGCAGCTCCGGCCACCTCGGTTTGCCATTGGGTTGCGCAGAAATCGGTGCAGTCCTTTTCGGCGACGGCGGCTTGCGCTACAATCCAGCCGCTCCAAAATGGCTGAATCGCGACCGCTTCGTGCTCTCCGGCGGCCACGGCTCCATGTTCATCTACTCATGGCTGCACATTGCAGGCTACGCACTCTCACTCGATGAAGTGAAAAACTTCCGCGTGCTCGGCTCCGAAACTCCAGGTCACCCAGAGTTCGGCGACACTGTCGGCGTCGAAGCCACCACTGGCCCACTCGGCCAAGGCATCGGTAACGCAGTCGGTTACGCACTCTCCGGCAAGCGCGCTGCTGCAAAATTCAACACAGCGGACCACACCATCTTCGACCAGCACATCTTCGCACTCAATGGCGACGGTTGCCTCCAAGAAGGCGTTGCCAAGGAAGCCATCGCTTTTGCCGGTCACAACAAGCTCGACAACCTCATCCTCATCTATGACTCCAACGACGTCACACTCGACGCCATGGCAACTAAGTCACAGAGCGAAGACGCTGAGTCCTACTTCATCTCCCAAAACTGGGATGCGATCACCATCGACGGTCATAACCTGACCGCAGTCAAGGAAGCCATCGCACACGCCAAGTCCAATGACAACGGCAAGCCTACGGTCATCATCGCGAAGACCACCATCGGCAAGGGAATCTCTCAAGTCGAAGGCACCGCAGCTGGCCACGGTGAAGGCGGCGCAAAATTCGCAGCTGAAGCACGCAAGGGCCTCGGCCTTCCAGAAGAGACCTTCTACGTCTCCCCTGAAGTGCGCGCACACTTCGCTGAAGTCGCAGCAGCCGGCAAGAGCACATACGAAGCATGGGAAGCAACCTACGCAGCATGGAGCGCAGCCAACCCTGCACTCGCAGCCGAGCTCGAAGCGTCCGTTAAAGATGAAGTTCCAGCCGACCTGCTCAATCGCATTCCTGAATTCAAGGCCGATGAAGGTGGTGCCACACGCGCCACAGGCGGTGCTGTGATCAACGCCGTTGCCAAGGAAGTGCCACAACTCATCACTGGTTCTGCTGACCTTTACGGCTCGACTAAGAACTACATCAAAGACGGTGGCGACTTCTCCGCTGAAAACTTCGGCGGTCGCAATATCTGGTTCGGCATCCGCGAGCACGCAATGGGTGCTATCTGCAACGGTATCGCATACGACGGCATCTTCCGTCCAAGCGGCGCTACCTTCCTGGTATTCGCTGATTACCTTCGCCCAGCGATTCGCCTCGCAGGCCTCGCAAAGCTTCCTGTGACTTACATCTTCACACACGACTCTGTCGGTGTCGGCGAAGACGGCCCAACGCACCAGCCTGTTGAGACAGTCAGTGGTTTGCGCGTCATCCCGAATGTTGATGTGATCCGCCCATCGGATGCCGAAGAAACTGCAGCCGCCTTCGCAGCCGCAACACTTCGCAAGGACGGCCCAACGGCTCTGATCCTCACACGTCAGAACGTGCCGGCCAACCAAGGCGTCAGCGCAACAGACCGCCGCGAAGGCACACTCAAGGGTGGCTACATCGCAAAGCAGGAAACTGGCGAGCTGAAACTGATCATCATGGCAACAGGCTCTGAAGTGCAACATGCACTCGGCGCAGCTGAGCAACTCGGTGAAGGCGTCCGCGTCGTCTCCCTACCTTGCTTCGAGCGCTTCGAACGTCAGTCAGCAGACTACATCGAAAGCATCCTGCCATCCACATGCACCAAGCGCGTTGCCGTGGAAGCAGGCGTGTCCAGCACATGGGGCAAGTATGTCGGCCTGACAGGCAAGACTGTCTGCATCGACCGCTTCGGCATTTCCGCACCAGGCGACATCGTCATGGAGAAGCTAGGCATGACAGCCGACAACGTCGCAGCCGTTGCTAAAGAACTACTCTAA
- a CDS encoding prepilin-type N-terminal cleavage/methylation domain-containing protein: MCSKSAFTLIELLTVLAIIGILAAILIPAVGKVRAKAQSANCMSNLRQLTAGALLYSSDHKGDMPTRQDLSEDGGPKSWPDTLGPYINVERIDGSFATTPSVKTCPTQYAIYQQSRTYGINYLLTNQQQGKSDRGPTNLLRMGRGDNGDTALSAIPYFMDGEMNAAGNWKIFRAWSEDEGNENNFPHDGACNMSFLDGHVESTRSGEGIWADGRPAFEDGSKAF, translated from the coding sequence ATGTGTTCTAAGAGTGCATTCACTCTGATCGAACTCCTTACCGTGCTCGCGATCATCGGCATCCTGGCTGCCATACTGATCCCTGCGGTTGGCAAAGTAAGGGCAAAGGCACAGTCCGCGAATTGCATGAGCAATCTTAGACAGTTGACTGCGGGCGCATTGCTTTATTCGAGCGACCACAAAGGAGACATGCCGACACGCCAAGATTTAAGCGAAGATGGAGGACCAAAGTCCTGGCCAGACACGCTAGGCCCATACATCAATGTAGAACGTATAGATGGGAGTTTCGCGACAACTCCGAGCGTGAAGACCTGCCCCACTCAATACGCGATCTACCAACAGAGCCGAACCTACGGGATCAACTACCTGCTTACGAATCAGCAACAAGGAAAAAGCGATCGAGGCCCTACGAACTTGCTTCGCATGGGGCGGGGCGACAACGGTGACACCGCACTGTCTGCCATTCCTTATTTCATGGACGGTGAAATGAACGCTGCGGGCAATTGGAAAATCTTCCGCGCGTGGTCAGAGGATGAAGGCAACGAGAATAACTTCCCGCATGACGGAGCCTGCAACATGTCCTTTCTAGATGGGCATGTCGAGTCGACGAGGTCAGGAGAAGGAATCTGGGCAGACGGTCGTCCGGCCTTTGAGGATGGCAGTAAGGCCTTTTAG
- a CDS encoding Nif11-like leader peptide family natural product precursor — protein sequence MSKENVEKLLEAGGSDKELRIKYNVIETKEEFVATANAEGYDFTSDELDEVLKEEDFTFESYGNPRTRGIWIR from the coding sequence ATGTCCAAAGAAAACGTAGAAAAATTACTAGAAGCTGGTGGCTCTGACAAAGAGCTGCGTATCAAATATAATGTCATCGAGACCAAAGAAGAATTCGTCGCGACTGCAAATGCAGAAGGCTATGACTTCACCTCAGACGAGCTAGACGAAGTGCTCAAGGAGGAAGACTTCACATTTGAATCGTATGGCAATCCACGCACACGAGGCATTTGGATACGCTAA